CGGCCGTGGTTGCACTGGCCGGAATTCGGCGTGTCTTCCATCTCGCGTAAGAGCGCGTTCATCTCTTCCGGCTTGAGGCGGCGGCCGGCACGGACCGAGCCGTGACAGGCCATGGTGGCGGCGACATGCATCAGCCGCCGTTCCAGCGGCAACGCTTCGTCCCATTCGGCCATGTGTTCGGCGAGATCGCGTAAGAGTCCCGCCGCATTGGCCTTGCCAAGCAGCGACGGCGTCTCGCGCACCGCGACCGCGCCGGGGCCGAAAGTATCGATCGCGAGCCCGAACGTCGCCAGTTCCTCGGCGCGATCGAGCAGTCTTTCGACCGTGGCCTCGTCGAATTCGACGATCTCCGGGATCAGCAGGATCTGCCGCTGCACGCCGTTCTTCGCCAATGAGGCCTTCAGCCTTTCGTAGACGATGCGTTCATGCGCAGCATGCTGGTCCACGACAATCAGGCCGTCGCGAGTCTGCGACACGATATAGGTCTCGTGGATCTGGGTCCGCGCCGCACCGAGCGGGCGGTCGAGCAGGTCGGCGGAAGGTTGCGCCTCGAAGCGGACGTCGGCGGTGGGCGTGCCGACATCGAAGGCGGCCTGTCCCGGCTCGGCGAAAGCTGGTGCGGCTGCGCCGTCGAACGACGGCATCGGTCCCGCCGGATAGGCCGGCGAGGCGCGCCAGTCCCAGTTGCCCGGCCGTGATGCAAAGGACGGCGCAAACGACGGACGAAACGCCGACAGCGCCGAGCCGTCGGTATTGGCGGCGGTACGCTTGCCTTCGCGGGCGAGGCCGTCCTTCAGCGCATGCACGATCAGCGCGCGGACGAGGCCGGCGTTGCGGAATCTCACCTCGGTCTTGGCCGGATGGACATTGGCATCGACCTCCTGCGGGTCGGTCGTGACGAACAGCGCCACAACAGGATGCCTGTCGCGCGGCAGATAATCGGAATAGGCCGCGCGCACGGCGCCGAGAATGAGCTTGTCGCGCACCGGGCGGCCGTTGACGAACAGATATTGGCCGAGCGCGTTGGCGCGGGTCAACGACGGTGCGGCGGCAAAGCCTTCGACCACCACGCCTTCGCGCTCAGAACGCACTTCAATGGCGCTGGAGCGGAAATCGCTTCCGAGAATATCGCCGAGCCGGGTCAAGCGCCCGGCCGCGCCCGGCAGCGCCGCGGCCCAGGTCACCGGCGCGCGTTCCTCACCCGCCAAAGTGAAGGCAATATCGGGCCGCGCCATCGCCAGCCGCCGCACGACTTCACGGATCGCCTCGGCCTCGGTGCGGTCGGTCTTGAGGAATTTCAGCCGTGCCGGCGTCGCGTAAAAGAGATCGCTGACCTCGACGCGGGTGCCTTGGCTGAGCGCGGCCGGCATGATCGCCGATTTCTCGCCGCCTTCGACCGAAAGCGACCAGGCATGCGGCTCGCCGGCATGGCGCGTGGTGATGCCGAGTTTGGCGACCGCGCCGATCGAGGGCAGCGCCTCGCCGCGAAACCCCAGCGTGCGGATGTGCAGCAGGTCCTCGTCGTCGAGCTTGGAAGTGGCGTGGCGGTCGACGGCGAGCGCGAGGTCGCCATGAGTCATGCCGCTGCCGTCGTCGGTGATGCCGATCCGCCGCCGGCCGCCGCCATCGGTGAAAATGTCGACCCGGCTGGCGCCGGCGTCGATGGCGTTCTCGACCAGTTCCTTGACCACGCTCGCGGGGCGTTCGACCACCTCGCCGGCGGCGATGCGGTTGACGACCTGTTCGGGGAGCTGGCGGACGGGCATGGGTTCGGCGACTCGGACAATGGAGCCGCCAATTTATAGCGTTTTCGAGCGAAGTGGGTACCGGTTCGCGTGAAGAAAACGCGTCAAAACAAAATGCTAGCGCCCGGTTCTGATTCTATCAGAACCGGGCGCTAGGGGCTTTTGTCGCCAGAAGGGAGGGGGGCGATCGAATCCGGACGGCTCTCCCCGCTGTTATGGCCGGGATCAATATTATGGCCGGGATCAATCGTCGTAGCGTTTCGTGCCGCGCCCGGCCTTGACGTCGCTGCGGCGCTTCTTGCCTTCCAGCCGGCGCTGCTTCGATCCGAAGGTCGGCTTGGTGGCCCGCCGCGGGATCGGCCGCACCATGGCTTCGCGCAGCAGTTCGAGCAGGCGGTCGATGGCGTCGGCCCGGTTGCGCTCCTGGGTGCGGAAGCGCTGGGCGTGGATCACGATGACGCCGTCCTTGGTCATGCGCTGGCCGGCCAGACGATTGAGCCGCAGCGAGGCGTCCTCCGGCAGCGTGATCTTGCGCGTGTCGAAGCGCAACTGGGCCGCCGTGGAGAGCTTGTTGACGTTCTGCCCGCCCGGACCGGAGGCGCGGACGAAATCGATCACGATGTCGTTCTCGTCGATTGTGAGGTCGCGGGAAACCCGCAGCATGGCATTCACCGGGCAAATGAGAATCGGCGAGCGCACAATAGCGGTTTTGTGCCGGAGTTTCTTTGCCGTGCTTTTTCCATTCCCTCTCCCGCTTGCGGGGGAGGGTTAGGGAGGGGGAGCGGCAACGGCAGTGCGTGTGGCGGCCCCCTCTCCAACTCTCCCCCGGAAGCAATCGCGGGAGAGGGCGCAGCGTACGGTATGGCTGATCAATTCGCCTTCGGCGGCGCCGCGACCGGCTGGGCGGCGGCCTGCGGGGCGCGGCCGACGATCACGGTCAGGAGGCCCTGACCCCACAGGAACTTGGCGGCCTTCTTGGCGTCGTCAAGCGTCACGGCGTCGACGATGGCATTGCGTTTCTCGATGTAGTCGATCGGCAGCTTGTCGAGCTGGTATTGCAACAGCCCCTGCGCCAGCTTCGAGGAGGTGTCGAGCGCCAGCATCTGCGAGCCCTTGAGGTAGGACTTGGCCTCGTCCAGCTCTTTCTGGGTCGGGCCTTCCTCGGCCATGCGGCGGATTTCCTTGTCGATCGCATCGACCGTTTCGCCGGCGCGATCGGCCCGGGTGCCGGTATTGCCGACGAACACTGCGGAATGATCCATCCAGAGCAGCGACTCGTAGACCGAATAGGCCAGGCCGCGCTTTTCGCGAACTTCCTTGTAGAGCCGCGACGACAGGCCGCCGCCGCCGAGAATGTGGTTGACGACGTAAGCGGCCATGAAATTCGGATCGTGGCGGCGGATGCCGGGGCCGCCGAACGTCACCACCGTCTGCGGCACGTCGAGCGGGATGAACGCGCGCTGCGGCGGCTTCGCGGCCTGCACGTCGGCGATGGGAGTGAGGTTGGCCTTGGCGGGCAAGTCGCCAAACGTCTTGTCGAGCAGCTTGCCGAGCGTGTCGGCGTCGACGTCGCCGACCACGGCGATCCGTAGCGTATCTTTTGCGATCACGCGGCCGACATAGTCCTTCAAGTCGGCGACATCGATCTTCGGCACGCTGTCGAGTGTGCCGCTGGCCTGCCGGCCATAGGGATGGTCGCCGAAGGCGACTTCGAGGAACTTGCGGCTCGCCAGTGCGGAGGGGTTGGTGGTGTCGCGCCGCAGCCCGGAGATCACCTGCGCGCGAATCCGCTCGACATCGGTGCTGTCGAAATGCGGCGAGGTCAGCGACATCCGCAACAGGTCGTAGGCCTCGTCCTTGTTGTCCTTGAGCATGCGCAACGAGCCGCGGAAATAATCCCGCGTCGACGTGAAGCTCAGTTCGATGGCGCGGCGGTCGAGGCGCTCGTGGAAGGCCGCGGAATCGAGATCGCCGGAACCTTCATCGAGCAGGCTGGCAACCATGTTGCCGACGCCGGACTTGCCGGCCGGATCCTGGGTGGCGCCGCCGCCGAAGGCATATTCCATCGCGATCAAAGGCACGGTGGCGTCCTGCACGAACCAGGCTTCGATGCCGCCGGGCGAGACCAGCCGCTGGATTTTCGCGGCGGCCTGCGACGGACTCGCCGTGAGCGCGGTCAGCGCAACGCAGGTGGCAAGGATGGAGGCGAAGCGCTGCGCGCCAATCTGAAAACGGATCACGAGCGTTTCTCCTCGCGCTTCGGCGCGGTGGTATCCTTGATCAGGTAGCCGGTCACCGAACGCTTCTTGTCGAGCCATTTCTGCGCGGCGTCGCGGACCTGCTCGGCGGTAACGGCGCGAATCCGGTCGGGCCAGCTTCTGATATCGTCGATCGAAAGCCCGGTGGTGAGCGCGCCGCCATACCAGCGCGCCAGCGTAGCCTGGTTGTCCTGGGCGTAGATCGCTTCCGCGATCAGTTGCGTCTTGACCCGTTCGAGATCTTCGGCGCGGGCCGGGTTCTGGATCACATCCGCGATCACGCGGTCGATCACCTGTTCGATCTGCGCGAACTCGACGCCGGATTTCGGCGAGACCGAGATCGAGAACTGCGACGGATCGAGCGAGGTACCCTGATAGCCGGCGCCGGCGCTGATCGCGAGCGGATTGTCGATCACCAGCGCGCGATAGAGGTAGGAGTTGGAGCCGCCGCCCATCAATTGCGCCAGCACGTCGAGCGCCGGGCCTTCGCCGGCGGCGGCGGTCGCGGACGAGGGCACGAGGTAATAGCGCCGCAGGCCGGTCTGTTCGACGCGCGGATCGGACAGCGTCACGGTACGCGGCGCTGCGGGCACCGGCTCCTGCGGGCGGACGCGCTGCGCCGGGATCGCCGGCTGCGCGGGGATGGCGCCATAGGCATGTTCCACCATCGGGCGGATGTCCTTGGCGTCGACGTCGCCCGCGATCACCAGGATCGCATTGTTCGGCGCGTAGAAGCGCTTGTAGAACGCCAGCGCGTCCTCGCGGTCGAGCTTCTCGATTTCCTGATGCCAGCCGATCACCGGGCGGCCGTAGGGATGGTTGAGATACAGTGCCGCCATGATCTGCTCGGTCAGCCGCGCATCCGGATTGTTGGCGACCCGCATGTTGAACTCCTCGAGCACGACGTCGCGCTCGGGCAGCACGTTTTCGTCCTTGAGAATGAGGCCGGTCATGCGGTCGGCCTCGAATTCCATCATGCTCGCGAGTTGCTCGCGCGGCACGCGCTGGAAATAGCCGGTGTAGTCGACCGAGGTGAAGGCGTTCTCGTTGCCGCCGATCCGCAGCACGGTTTGGGAAAACTCACCGACAGGATGCTTGCTGGTGCCCTTGAACATCAGGTGTTCGAGGAAATGCGCCAGTCCCGATTTGCCCGGCGTCTCGTCGGCGGAGCCGACCTTGTACCAGATCATCTGCGTCACCACCGGGGTGCGATGATCGGGTATCACGACCACCTGCAGGCCATTGCCGAGGGTAAAGCTGGCGGGCCGTTCCGACGTCACCGTGGTCTGGGCGAGGGCGGGGCTGTCGGAAAAGGCGAATGTGGAGACAAAGGCTGCGGCAACGAGCGAAACGGCAAAGCGGTGCGATGTCATCATGACCTGTCTGGCGCGTGTCCCGCAAAAGCGGTTACCGGTTTTGCGATGGCAGTTCGCGCAATTGTTGAAGGCGGAACCGAACCAATCGTTCGGGATGAAGCTGCGGCATCGTATACCGCGCCAGCGCCGGTAATCGTCACGAAGGCGAGAGATCAGCTTAACTATTCGCCATACTTGCCGGCGGCCGGGTTGTATTCCTTGTTGAGCGATTCTTTCGGTCCAGTGCCGTAGGCATAACCCGGCGACGGCGTCTGGTAACCGGGCGGCGGCATGGTCAGGGTTTCCCGCGTCGGCTCGCCCTTGAAGGGCGCCGTCTCGGTCTTGTTGCCGCCGAACAGGCCGCTGAAGCCACCGTTATAGCCGAGCTGCGACGGGCTCAGGATCGGGTTGTTGAAGGAGTTGCCCGGCTGCACCGGATCGCTGCCGCGCGCCGGCGCCGCGGTCTTGCCGACGGCGAGTTCGGCCGGCGTCAGGATGCGGGCGGCTTCGCGCGGATCCTTGTTGTCCTTCTTGCGGGCTGCGATGGCGGCCTTGCGGCGCTGCTCGTCGGGATCCTTGGGCCAGTTCGGTGCCTTCACTCCGGCCGAGGTGCCGCCGGCCGGCGGCGGCAGGTCGATCTTGGGAGGAACCACCAGCGGCGACCGCTCGCGGTAATCGATGCCCTTGTTTTCCATGTTGGTGCCGCCGATGCCGGCCATGATGCCTTCGATGACCTTTTCCTCGAAAGTCTTCTCGTCATCGTCGTCATCACCGGCGCGCACGGGGCCGGCGGCCATCACGAGGCCGATGCCGAGGGTAATGGCGGCGAGCCGCAGCGCCCACGTCAGCGAGCGGTTCTGCAACATCCGGAAGCTGGCTTCGGCTTGGCGCATCGCGCTGTTCCCATTCAAGTTTCCGCAAACGGCGGGGCCGGCTTTAGGGCGTAATCCCGCGCTTGCAGGCAACATACCGCGGGGGTCCGTATCGGCCGGGATCAGGGCGCTTTTGCGGCGGGTACCCCCAGGAAGGAGTCATACAATAGGGCCGCTACCCCGGCAACAATGGCCACATCCGCAAGGTTAAACACGTACCAATTGAAGGTATTTCCGCCGATCTGGAGGTGGAATAGAGCGAAATCGACCACCGCGCCGTGGAGGAAGCGGTCGATGCCGTTGCCGACCGCGCCGCCGATAATCAGGCCGAGCGCCAGGGTCGCCAAAAGCGTCCGCGACCGCGCCATCCAGACCCCGAGCACGATCACGGCGATGGCCTTCACCGCCATCAGCCCGATCTGGGCGATCTGGCTGTCGGTCTGGAACCAGCCGAAGCTGATCCCGACATTCCAGGCCAGCACCAGGTCGAAAAACGGCGTGACCCGAACCGCGCCGCGGTGAGCGATGTCGAACACGTAGAGCAGCCAGAGCTTCGAGGCCTGATCGATCGCCAGCGTGGCGATCGCGGTCATGGCTCCGGCGCTGAGGTGAGGCGTCACACCGTCACTCCCAGCGCCTTCCACTCCCGCAACGCCTGCGCGTCGCGCGGCGAGACGTCGGGATATTCGGGATCCTCGCCCACATCAGGCAGGATCTTCCACGACCGCGCGCATTTGGTGCCGACAGCCTTTTCGACCACGACCGCGACCCCCTGCACGTCGCCGAGCGTAAAGGCGCTAGCCGGTGCTGTCTCATTGGTCACCATCGCATTCGAGGTGATGCAGACTTCGGCGAGATCGACGTCGAACAACGTATTGAAGATGTTCTTGTCGGAGACGTAGACCAGCGGCGAGGCCTCCAGCGAGGAGCCGATGTTCTTGGCGGCGCGTTCGAGTTCGAGCGCGCCGGTGACGACGCGGCGGACATCGCGGATGGTTTCCCATTTGGCCGCCAGCGCATCGTCCCGGAATTTCTCCAACCCTTCCGGAAACAGCGTCAGGTGCACCGACGGCTCAGCGTCCGGCCGGTACATCCGCCAGGCCTCGTCGCAGGTGAAGCTCAATACCGGGGCCAGCCAGCGCAGGATCGCGTCGCAGATGATGTCGATCGTGGTCAGTGCGGCCTTGCGCGTCAGCGACGACGGCGCGTCGCAATAAAGCGCGTCCTTGCGGATGTCGAAATAGAACGCCGACAATTCGGTGTTCATGAACGCCGACAGGCTGGCGACCACCGTCTTGTAGTCGAACTCGGCATAGGCCTGGCGCACGATCGCGGCGCGGCCGGCGAGCTCGTGCAGCATCAGGCGTTCCAGCTCGGGCATGTCGGCATAGGCGACCGCGTCGCCGGGCGTGAAGTGATGCAACGTGCCGAGCATCCAGCGGATCGAGTTGCGCAATTTGCGATAGGTCTCGATGGTGTTCTTGAGGATTTCCGGCCCGATGCGCTGGTCGTCGGCATAGTCGGTGGCGCAGACCCAGAGCCGGAGGATATCGGCGCCGGAATCCTTCATCACCTTTTGCGGCTCGACGGTGTTGCCGACCGACTTCGACATCTTGCGGCCGTTCTCGTCGAGCGTGAAGCCGTGGGTCAGCACGATGTCGAACGGCGCGCGGCCGCGGGTGCCGCAGCTTTCCAGCAGCGACGACTGGAACCAGCCACGATGCTGGTCGCTGCCTTCCAGATACATCACGGTGTCGCGGCCGCCATCGACCTTGCGCTTGATGCCGGCGAGCCCCGGGAAGTGCAC
The Bradyrhizobium sp. KBS0727 genome window above contains:
- a CDS encoding pitrilysin family protein, with product MTSHRFAVSLVAAAFVSTFAFSDSPALAQTTVTSERPASFTLGNGLQVVVIPDHRTPVVTQMIWYKVGSADETPGKSGLAHFLEHLMFKGTSKHPVGEFSQTVLRIGGNENAFTSVDYTGYFQRVPREQLASMMEFEADRMTGLILKDENVLPERDVVLEEFNMRVANNPDARLTEQIMAALYLNHPYGRPVIGWHQEIEKLDREDALAFYKRFYAPNNAILVIAGDVDAKDIRPMVEHAYGAIPAQPAIPAQRVRPQEPVPAAPRTVTLSDPRVEQTGLRRYYLVPSSATAAAGEGPALDVLAQLMGGGSNSYLYRALVIDNPLAISAGAGYQGTSLDPSQFSISVSPKSGVEFAQIEQVIDRVIADVIQNPARAEDLERVKTQLIAEAIYAQDNQATLARWYGGALTTGLSIDDIRSWPDRIRAVTAEQVRDAAQKWLDKKRSVTGYLIKDTTAPKREEKRS
- the lspA gene encoding signal peptidase II encodes the protein MTPHLSAGAMTAIATLAIDQASKLWLLYVFDIAHRGAVRVTPFFDLVLAWNVGISFGWFQTDSQIAQIGLMAVKAIAVIVLGVWMARSRTLLATLALGLIIGGAVGNGIDRFLHGAVVDFALFHLQIGGNTFNWYVFNLADVAIVAGVAALLYDSFLGVPAAKAP
- the mutL gene encoding DNA mismatch repair endonuclease MutL, whose amino-acid sequence is MPVRQLPEQVVNRIAAGEVVERPASVVKELVENAIDAGASRVDIFTDGGGRRRIGITDDGSGMTHGDLALAVDRHATSKLDDEDLLHIRTLGFRGEALPSIGAVAKLGITTRHAGEPHAWSLSVEGGEKSAIMPAALSQGTRVEVSDLFYATPARLKFLKTDRTEAEAIREVVRRLAMARPDIAFTLAGEERAPVTWAAALPGAAGRLTRLGDILGSDFRSSAIEVRSEREGVVVEGFAAAPSLTRANALGQYLFVNGRPVRDKLILGAVRAAYSDYLPRDRHPVVALFVTTDPQEVDANVHPAKTEVRFRNAGLVRALIVHALKDGLAREGKRTAANTDGSALSAFRPSFAPSFASRPGNWDWRASPAYPAGPMPSFDGAAAPAFAEPGQAAFDVGTPTADVRFEAQPSADLLDRPLGAARTQIHETYIVSQTRDGLIVVDQHAAHERIVYERLKASLAKNGVQRQILLIPEIVEFDEATVERLLDRAEELATFGLAIDTFGPGAVAVRETPSLLGKANAAGLLRDLAEHMAEWDEALPLERRLMHVAATMACHGSVRAGRRLKPEEMNALLREMEDTPNSGQCNHGRPTYVELKLSDIEKLFGRR
- the arfB gene encoding alternative ribosome rescue aminoacyl-tRNA hydrolase ArfB, with product MLRVSRDLTIDENDIVIDFVRASGPGGQNVNKLSTAAQLRFDTRKITLPEDASLRLNRLAGQRMTKDGVIVIHAQRFRTQERNRADAIDRLLELLREAMVRPIPRRATKPTFGSKQRRLEGKKRRSDVKAGRGTKRYDD
- a CDS encoding M16 family metallopeptidase, with the protein product MIRFQIGAQRFASILATCVALTALTASPSQAAAKIQRLVSPGGIEAWFVQDATVPLIAMEYAFGGGATQDPAGKSGVGNMVASLLDEGSGDLDSAAFHERLDRRAIELSFTSTRDYFRGSLRMLKDNKDEAYDLLRMSLTSPHFDSTDVERIRAQVISGLRRDTTNPSALASRKFLEVAFGDHPYGRQASGTLDSVPKIDVADLKDYVGRVIAKDTLRIAVVGDVDADTLGKLLDKTFGDLPAKANLTPIADVQAAKPPQRAFIPLDVPQTVVTFGGPGIRRHDPNFMAAYVVNHILGGGGLSSRLYKEVREKRGLAYSVYESLLWMDHSAVFVGNTGTRADRAGETVDAIDKEIRRMAEEGPTQKELDEAKSYLKGSQMLALDTSSKLAQGLLQYQLDKLPIDYIEKRNAIVDAVTLDDAKKAAKFLWGQGLLTVIVGRAPQAAAQPVAAPPKAN